TCCATGTGATATGATCAGCTGTAATATACAAGGTTTTtaagaaggagaaaaacatttagaaaataaaatatctttataACACAACAacgatttaaaaataaaactaactgCTTCGTGATCAAATTTTAAAAACGAAATCAgattaaaagaaatgttatcagaaacaaaatactaaaaaaggaaaaacaaaaatgttgtcGTTGACACGTCTCTCTTCCTGTGTCGCTATGCGCGCTGGGACTTGTAGTTTCATAATCCACACGTACACTTGGCTCTGGCCCGACCGTTCGGACTACAGCTACCGGCATGCACCGCGCGTCGCCGAGCATTTGACGTCAGtgtccctgcagcagctgaggcgTGTTTCAGTCGCTTCATTGAAAGTCTCCAACGTCGCTTTCTcttcctcactttctctcctcctcttcctctctcaccctTTCGGCCTCGTTCACACGCCGAGTCATCAGCCGCCGTGCGCCGGATGTGACGTGTGCGTGCGCCTGTTTCCACTCAACTTTATTGACAGCTAGCTTGTCGCAGCTAACCGGCTAACTTGTCTTGAGCTGACGTGACGGGGAGAAGCTCCGAGCTCAGGTGAGGATGTGGCTCCTCAACATGGaaacagggttagggttagggagaCTCACACGGGGACATGTCTGATCTCTTATTGATGTAGTGAACTCTAATGATCAGTTTGTGAAGTTGTTCACTGAGCAGGAACCAGGTCTGACGTGCAGACTCATCCCTTTCTGACCCCTGATCAGCTCGAGATCAAATCTAAGAACAGCGGCTCTGTCTCCAGGGTTCAGGAGGCGGTTGCCATGGAGCCGGCCTGGCGCCAGCAGGGCCGGGGCCGAGGCCGCAGCCAGGAGGCCCAGGGCGAGAGGTCACGACCCCCGCAGGCAGAGAGGCCGGCAGCCGCTGCAGGAGCCTGGGCCCCGGGGCGAGGAGGGAGGGCGAAGAGCACCGCGGCTCCTGAGCCTCCGCGAGGTGAGGACACGCTCACTGCGACGTCACCgctgatttattgattattgattattggtGTGTACTGATGTTTGTGTCTTCTCCTCGCTGACCGCAGAGTCCGTTCAGTCCAAGTTCGAGGAGATCAAGAAGTCCAACCAGGCCGCTGCTCAGCGGCTGGCTGAGACCCGCCTGAGCTCCTCCtctgatgatgacgacgatgatgatgaaggagatGTTGACCATAAGGATGGAAAGAGGGGCAAGATCCTGGCGTCGACCTTCACCACCTACACTGACCAGACAGGTGAGGCCAGACTTTAGTGATGATCTCAGCTAAACCCCACCAaatattttattacacattAAAAAGCTGTGtaactttgaccttttcaaatGTGGCTCATACTCACCGTTACTCCCTGATGCTCACAAATACTCAGTTACTCACCAACGCTCTCCTGTGTGTTGCATCCAGGTGGCGATGGCTCAGGGCTTCTCAGGACGGGTCAGTACGTCAGTGACCTGTTTCAATCCGGAGCTCTCACCTGCCTCATCTGCATCGGCTCCGTCAAGAGGACGCAGGCGGTGGGTTTCACATCTGTTGATCTGCTGATCGTTGGATTTACAAAATGTTAAATAGAGTTTCCTGCAGTTCAAGATTTACCACCAAGTTAAAATGCTACAGTACCCATGAGTCTTAACTGTTAACGTCTCTGAACTGATCCAGAATCAGAAAATCGAAcctgtccatgtgtgtgtgtccaggtgtggAGCTGCGCCAGCTGTTTCTCCCTCTTCCACCTGCCCTGTATTCAGAAATGGGCCAGAGACTCGGCCTTTCTCGTCTCCTCCGTCACTGATGAAGACTTCGGTCAGAAGAAGCATCCCTGGCCCTGGTGAGGGAGACGCACCTCGCTTAGCGACGACTCTGAGAACAAGACGTCTAACCTCAGAAAACACgtaaactgtggagaaaaaataaTCTCTAATCTGTCATGATGTTTCCTCCACAGTCCAAAGTGTCGAGCTGAATATCCACCCAGCGCCACGCCCAACAGGTATGTACGACTCCTGAATGCATCTTTTCTTCAGGACATGTGCACATCTGCGTTAACACTGtaactgtgttgtgttcaggtacATGTGTTACTGTGGGAAGCTGCAGGATCCTCCAGCTGACCCCTGGTTGGTTCCTCACTCCTGTGGCTCCATCTGTCAGAAGGAACTTAAACCCGCCTGTGGACACAcctgtctgctgctctgtcaccccggtacaaacacacacacagaattgtCCGAATGCGACCTCTGACACTGTGCATGATTTGTGTCATTTGaaaagtgtcagtttgtgtgttagtAGTACAGTATTAGCACTTTTTCTTGTGACAGTAATATAACCTGTCCAGTATTAGCAGTACAACAAACATCAGCATCACAGCTCTGTGAACTCTGACCTGGCTGAAGACCCAGGAGCATTATGGATCTGACTGTGTTTTCAGGTCCGTGCCCGCCCTGTCCAAAGATGGTGCCAGTTTCCTGTATGTGCTGCAAATCAAAGCCCCTCCCCCGTCGCTGTAGCAACAAGGTAGGTGTTAAAAGTGAACAGATGAAGTGTTAGGTGTTGAAACTGTGTCACACACGTGTCTTCAtgctcattgtgtgtttctctctcaggcCTGGTCCTGTCAGAAGCAGTGTGGCAGGTTACTGCCCTGTAAACAACACACCTGTACACAGCCCTgtcacacaggtacacacacactcacctgtacACAGCCGTCTCACACACAATGCAGAATCAActactgagtgtgtgtttgttttaaaaacagtaaattaactgtgtgtgtgtgtgtgtgtgtgtgtgtcagagtgttcTCCATGTCCTAGAGTCAGCGTTCAGAAGTGTATGTGTGGTAGAGAGAAGGCAGAGAGGCCCTGTGCCAGCCCTGAGTGGAACTGTCAGCAGGTAAGACTTTTAATACTGTATTACTATACTTTTATACATTATACAAACGTCTGAcatcatgaataataataatgatacagcTATTTATAACAACAgaatcaactttatttgtatcaAACCTCTCATACATACAACAGATTTTATAATATTGttttctactgtgttctactgttcTGCTCTGGACCTGTGAGACAGGACCATGTGTCAAGACttcaccttttctctctctctctctctctctctctctctctctctctctctctctctctctctctgctccaggtATGTGGTTCTGTCCTCTCCTGTGGGAATCATACCTGTGAGCTCTTGTGTCACGACAGAGTCTGTCCTCCATGTCCCCGCTCCATCAGCAGATGCTGTCCCTGCGGCAAGACCAGTGAggggccacacacactcacccataCCCATATGTATATAGagcaagcacacacatacagagtaCACAAGGAAGTGCACGCATAGGAAGAAACCACACACTAGTTGTCACAGGTCCCTTTTGGAGACTTAGTCAGAATTTTGTCCCCAAATAACtactctttttttgtgtgtgtagagtcATCTCTGCCATGCACAGAGGAAGTGTCTCTGTGCGGCGACACATGTGACCGACGTCTGTCATGTGGAAAACACACCTGTTCAATGAGGTGTCACCGAGGGAGCTGCGAGACCTGCagacaggtcacacacacactgaaacacacacacacactgatataactatatacactatataacacactctgtgcgtgtgtctatcaggaggtggagaaggagtgCAGGTGTGGTAAATACAGGAAGTTGATGCCGTGTCATAAAGAATATCTGTGCGACTCCAAATGTCCCAAAACCAGAAGCTGCCAGCGACACCAGTGTAGGAGAAAGGTGAGTTCACAGCCGCTGCTGATCAATATCCAATTGTAATCTAAGGAAATAGCTCCTGCACCAATATCAATATCACATTGCTGATCAATATCAAACAGCTATTGAGTTCAGTCTGTGGGCCACAGCTCCTCCTGCTGGTTGGAGGAGTAAAGAGACTTAAAAACGTGAGCGTCTCCTCACTGAAACGTCGATGCTTTGGTTTTGACTTTGATCGTTCTCCGCTCTTGTGCTAACGCTCAGCGTGACGGCGGTGGCGTCTCGTTTCCGTGAGCGCTCCTGCGGTGTAAATGTCAGAGAGATGTCATCTCATCTGATAGGAGAAGGTTGACGGACGCGACGAGACGGGGGGACGTTTATTTCGGCCTCCGTTATCGGGAAGCGTGGCGCAGATAACATTTTTTTCCGAAGTCGCTTCACTGCTCCGGGTTTTAACCgttaaaatgtcacagactGAACTCAAACTGTTTATCCTCTTAATACTCAGTTTCCCATGATGCCCTGTGTTTCAGTGTTGCCCCGGTAACTGCCCCCCCTGTGACCTGAGCTGCGGGCGAACTCTGGGGTGTCGAAACCACaagtgtccctctgtgtgtcacCAAGGTAACGATACGTTCACATGAAACAcaggtttcattttttttgtggttttatgaacaaatataaaactaatggatgtgaaagcagcttcaaattaaactttattcactATTACATACAATAACAAACATGCAATAGAGTATTATCAGTTCTAATGAACTTTACCatgcattctctctctctctctctctctctctgtatctctctctctcgctctctctctgtatctctctctcgctctccctgtctctctctctgtgtgtctctctctctctctgtgtgtgtcgctctctctctctctctctcgctctccctgtctctctctctctctgtgtgtgtcgctctctctctctctctctctctctctctctctctctctctctctctctctctcgctctctcgctctccctgtctctctctctgtgtgtctctctctctctctgtgtgtgtcgctctctctctctctctctctctctcgctctccctgtctctctctctctctgtgtgtgtcgctctctctctctctctctctctctctctctctctctctctcgctctctcgctctccctgtctctctctctctctctctctctctctctctcgctctccctgtatctctctctgtctctgtctctctcacgcacacgtGTCACATCACATAAGTGTTTGTTGAACTGGTTGTGATTTGTTGAGAGTCACAGCTGGACGAAGGTCGAAGGTCAACCTCAGGAACATTCTGCCCCACAAcacctgctggtgtgtgtgtgtgtgtgtgtgtattcgttGACATTTTCTACAGCTGAACACAACTTGTCCTGTGTGTTTGGGAAAACGTTGacctctgcttcctgtcaaCCATAATTAACCCCTGTAACaaagacgtgtgtgtttgtagaatAACAGATAGCTTCCTGCGTCTATTGTTTCCTGATTGGATGATAAAAGATAACTTATGCTCCCGTTTgccttgtgattggctgaataGATTAAAGTAAATTTATTCGTAAGTCTGCGTGCTGATTGGCTCCTCTGACATTTCCCGAGGGAGAAGCTAGAAGGTCGCACTCCCGCCGGCGCATCAACACAGAACagataacagtgtgtgtgtgtggtgtttattTCGCAGACTTCAACAGAACACAGATATTCTCTCTACAGCATCAtctatttaatgtttattattgatttctttaatcgttattttattttattgattcattatttGACCAGCGACATCTAGTGGTCGGAGgtattgtgttttcaggttgtctgttcATCTTTTCCAATTTTTTTGAATACgactgaaaatgttttgtatgtGATAGTAACCGTTTGAAACTCTAATAAATTGAGTtataaaggaaattaaaaactaCAAGTTCTAAATAGAAGCAGAAAACCTGTTTTAATCAAGAAAGAGTTCAGTGTTTTAATAGACACTTTAAACACTGTCTGAGCAGTTAGACGCC
The genomic region above belongs to Hippoglossus hippoglossus isolate fHipHip1 chromosome 18, fHipHip1.pri, whole genome shotgun sequence and contains:
- the nfxl1 gene encoding NF-X1-type zinc finger protein NFXL1 isoform X2; the protein is MEPAWRQQGRGRGRSQEAQGERSRPPQAERPAAAAGAWAPGRGGRAKSTAAPEPPRLTAESVQSKFEEIKKSNQAAAQRLAETRLSSSSDDDDDDDEGDVDHKDGKRGKILASTFTTYTDQTGGDGSGLLRTGQYVSDLFQSGALTCLICIGSVKRTQAVWSCASCFSLFHLPCIQKWARDSAFLVSSVTDEDFGQKKHPWPCPKCRAEYPPSATPNRYMCYCGKLQDPPADPWLVPHSCGSICQKELKPACGHTCLLLCHPGPCPPCPKMVPVSCMCCKSKPLPRRCSNKAWSCQKQCGRLLPCKQHTCTQPCHTECSPCPRVSVQKCMCGREKAERPCASPEWNCQQVCGSVLSCGNHTCELLCHDRVCPPCPRSISRCCPCGKTKSSLPCTEEVSLCGDTCDRRLSCGKHTCSMRCHRGSCETCRQEVEKECRCGKYRKLMPCHKEYLCDSKCPKTRSCQRHQCRRKCCPGNCPPCDLSCGRTLGCRNHKCPSVCHQGSCYPCPESVEVPCTCSLTVLVVPCGRERSTKPPRCKELCGCPPSCHHPTRETHRCHPATCPPCRQHCLLPLPRCSHTCPQPCHDMVLVKSQQVKLAGPWEQPSEPAFVKKALPCPPCQVPIPTSCFGKHEVSPVPCHRRGPFSCKRLCERPLTCGNHDCSKECHVVTERNKCEVCDEDCLKPRPPGCPHPCTRHCHPGDCPPCGQMIRQRCHCKISMLYVECTKLMSADEKTKVELSSCNNQCPKEVHTHTHTHTL
- the nfxl1 gene encoding NF-X1-type zinc finger protein NFXL1 isoform X1, which codes for MEPAWRQQGRGRGRSQEAQGERSRPPQAERPAAAAGAWAPGRGGRAKSTAAPEPPRLTAESVQSKFEEIKKSNQAAAQRLAETRLSSSSDDDDDDDEGDVDHKDGKRGKILASTFTTYTDQTGGDGSGLLRTGQYVSDLFQSGALTCLICIGSVKRTQAVWSCASCFSLFHLPCIQKWARDSAFLVSSVTDEDFGQKKHPWPCPKCRAEYPPSATPNRYMCYCGKLQDPPADPWLVPHSCGSICQKELKPACGHTCLLLCHPGPCPPCPKMVPVSCMCCKSKPLPRRCSNKAWSCQKQCGRLLPCKQHTCTQPCHTECSPCPRVSVQKCMCGREKAERPCASPEWNCQQVCGSVLSCGNHTCELLCHDRVCPPCPRSISRCCPCGKTKSSLPCTEEVSLCGDTCDRRLSCGKHTCSMRCHRGSCETCRQEVEKECRCGKYRKLMPCHKEYLCDSKCPKTRSCQRHQCRRKCCPGNCPPCDLSCGRTLGCRNHKCPSVCHQGSCYPCPESVEVPCTCSLTVLVVPCGRERSTKPPRCKELCGCPPSCHHPTRETHRCHPATCPPCRQHCLLPLPRCSHTCPQPCHDMVLVKSQQVKLAGPWEQPSEPAFVKKALPCPPCQVPIPTSCFGKHEVSPVPCHRRGPFSCKRLCERPLTCGNHDCSKECHVVTERNKCEVCDEDCLKPRPPGCPHPCTRHCHPGDCPPCGQMIRQRCHCKISMLYVECTKLMSADEKTKVELSSCNNQCPKELNCGHRCKQVCHPGVCEEKCQQKVKLRCPCKRIKKELLCSLSTQCDVQCDDACRDQQMRVSQLKEAEQRVAQEEEQKKLQEELEAFEKRQQRGGRRSKKRGRREEVDDEQGRVGRWWRRCAAIVLVPVGGALLSAAAYYLLTTA